One Primulina eburnea isolate SZY01 chromosome 4, ASM2296580v1, whole genome shotgun sequence genomic window, TTTGCAATGTTACCAAaccaaaaattgtgctttattAGCCCGTTCGCGTAACAATTGATTAAACTCTCTCATGTTTGAAAGAATTTTCCAGTCGATATAGAATACGTAGGCATCTGAAATAGTACCTAGAAATATGAATGACATTTCTACGAATAAATTGGACAAAATCTCTAAAAGTAGATAAAAAACAAGGCATAAGTACAAATTTGAAATGTGATTTCACGtcataaaattacaaaaaactaaacgtattttaaaataaaagagaaATAAATGAACGAACAATTAGTTTGATAAGAGGGGGTCAAAATTCAACTGATTTTGAGTGGATTATAAAGCTGTGAGTGTGTGCAATATTCAGCAAATCATCAGCCAATTCTACTGTCAAAATTTGTCAATCTTTTCTCCAACTGAAAATCTTCCACTGTATCCTTCTGCTATCCCTCGAAATAACGGAAAGAAGCGAAAAAACAAGAATGGTTTCTGTCTTATTCAAAGTcaataaaaaaaggaaaaagaaaaggaaaagtgaGAGAATTCTACCTTTCCCCCTTGTTGTCCTAAAACATCAACCCCCGTCAGTCATTCCAATGGTATGTTTTCAAATCCCAAGAGCTTGAATGTACACATACGATGAAAACAACTGACCTTCACTCTTCAAAAGAATGCTTAGACGAGCGATAAAGATCGTAAGGAGCCCACAAATGATCAACATTGCAAGGCTTTCTTGAATCAAGCCTCAACCATGGCTTCCCCTTTCCACTCCAATGGAGTAGACTTATAGGGCCAGGGTGCAATCCTCTGCATTTTCCTTCGATATTATCACCCCCTAAGCCATGTTGATTCCACCTATGCTCAATCGGCTCGATATTTCCAGCCAAAACGAGCAAGAAAGGTGGCAAAGAACCTAAGTGATATATTCTCTTATGTTTCTGCACAACCATCCATTCCTCAACTCTTTGGCTATAGTTCCCCTGTCTCCATTTCTCCACATCCAGAACCATCACCCCGGTGTTGAAATAGCAAGGTTTTCGTCCCTCAAATGTTCTCGACAACTCGGGGCACAACCAAAAGGCCTCGGTGAAGTAATTAGTTAAGTTTGCATGGCAATATTCGGGTGCAGCCAGGACTTTTCCCTTCAAATCCACAGCCCATAGTTTCGAAACATCATCCACCATCACAAGATCAGAATCAAGATAGATCAAACGCTTAACTTCTTGTGGCAATATATCAGCAACATAGATTCTTGCATAGTTTAAAGGCTGGTCTAATGCTTGGCGAATGGACTTGGAAATCAACCCCCGTATCCTTGTCGTGTCGAAGCCATAAACCTTGAAATTAAGGTAGGGGAATGTCGTTTTAATGCTGGATAAAACCTCAGGCTCATGCCTCACCCAAAGAAAATGGAAAACAACACTTTCGGGGCAGGTAGAATGCTGTAGGATTGAAAAAACCGCAGCCATGGTTCCACGGAGGTAGTTTGAATCAAGGGTCATGGCTACATGGATGATGGAGTTATCAGAAGCGCAGGTTTCGCCATTGCGGAAGGCTTGGGCTTCCCGGAAAATCAAAGGGGTGTCTAGCTTCTGGATGGTGGAGTGGCGGTGGTTGACAGTCGCCGTGGCGGAAGCAGGGTGTTGGAGGAGGAGGAGAAGGAGAAGCAGGAGGCCCACGGAAGAGAATCTCCTGAAGAAGGCCATCCTGCGGTTATGTAAATGAGGAAAAAAAGGCAGCCATTGGAGGCTGGTAAAGAGACGGGTTTTGGAGACGTGGTTAGAAAAACGAGCGATGGATACATAAATTGAATGGGGAAATACGGAAGGAGAGAAGTCGGCGGGATTCTTTCATTGATAGGAAGGGAAGGATACTCGGAGGATGCATGCCTATATAGGAACTTCAAAATGACAGGAGGAGTACGGAtacaatatataacataattataatatattaggAAATACATACATCTGAAGGGGTGGTGGACAATGCATGCAtgcatcatattttcaaaatttattgaGTGGATGAATAATAACTTGATTTCATTGTGTAAAACTCCAACCGGAATGGCGGaagtacaatttttttaaaaaattataattttagctGACATAATTCCAATTGAATTAAAATAGTGGTGTGGTGAGTAATTACTGACAGAGAAAATTATTGTCAATAAATCCACTTttgtcttttattttaaaaatacttctcttCTATATATTGAAATGTATAGGAAATggctaatttattttattttttaaaaaaaaacacacatagTGAGGCTTTtttaaaaagacaaaaatttgtgtgagacggtctcacgggtcgtatctgtgaaacggatctcttatttgggtcacccatgcaaaagtattatttttattgtgaatatgggtagggctGATCCGTCTCCctgattatgatccgtgagacggtctcacatgagatctactcttttaaaaaaatttccccGGAAGAGAAATGATATTCAATGCAAACTACCTTTGAAGCCTTGGCATGATTATTTACATTTTTCCCTCATGTCCAATTattatttcaatttatttttaaaaatatcatcgattttttactttaaaaaacaaattctcTCCTTTTTTtacttatttaaatatatagtgGATTAGTTTTCAAAATCATATActataaattatatttcaaaaataaaatatcactgTAGGAGTCCCTTTTAATGTTTAATTATGGTTGTAATCAATTCTGACATAGTTTTTTTAAGTTTAATTAACTCGTATTATTTAAAAAAGTTTTTAATGCAGAAATAATAGACAATAAAACTTGAGATAAATTTAGTGGAGCATATCAGTTGGAATGCGCGAATTTTGTGGAAAAAATGAAACTATTAATTTTGAAGTGAAATCTATTGAACGCGCGTGTTCatcataacaatatcataagaAAATATgtcttttaattatttaattcctTGTGTAATTGTAAACATTTGAGGTTTAGTGCATTTACTTTATATCTGGGCTTGACCCCGTAGGCATAGGTTAGTCGGACCAAACTACGTTGAAATTACTTGTCTTTAATTTAGCTTTtagtatatattttttttaataattgggCTAATTTTGAAAACTAGGCAAAATACGAGAAAGCAGGATCAACAACATTTTTGCCAGCAGAAACCCATagatatattattttttgattTTTGATGCTTGCTTTCTTCTAATTTTATGGTGTTATTAGTCGTAGAATTATTGGTCACTAATTTTTCCCATGACTGGTCCAtctttgcttttttttttttgaattttaagttggaaaataaaatatttttgaaactagAAACAGATGTTTCCAAACATtcgtttttaattaaataattaacattATGTTCCAAAAACTCTCCTTTTAGTAAGATTATTCTAAAATCTGAATGGAGCGAAAAAATTCTTGTCATTTAATTATCATTTTGAATGcatatatatttgtaattttGGTTACAAATTTTACATTAGATTTttctaatataataatatacattgAGTTTGTGtctaattataatttaaaataattttatttatggaAAAATATTAAGTGAATCTATTAAAATTGAATAAttagatatatatttttattttggtaTAAATGAAATAAATGCATTTGgttgaatttatataataatattttatcataAATGCATTTTTGTTGAATTTACGTAATCGAATTTTATCATAAATGCTCTCACCAAATTCTTTATATTTTTTcccaaatatatatacacacacacacacacactcctACCAACTAACCTAGTAAAGGGAAAAATAATGCTTCAAAAAAAAAGGCAAAAGAATAAGAATTGACACCTCATAATTTAAGtgtgttttttttatatgaaaCCTCCGAAGCCTCATGCTTGATAAATAATTgtttgagatatatatatatcgattgTAAAAATTCTGTTAATAAATATAACacgaaataaaatatattaataattgaAATTTAAATATGATACATTGAGAGTGTAAATTATTTAGTAATTATATAACCAGAAGTTAAATGAGATACCGCTAGAAGCGCGGATTATTTATCCAACGAACATTTGAATTATACAactgaaatttaaattttataataccAGCTAGAGATCGAATCGCGTATTATTTAGCCAACGAACGTTTAAATTATATAACTGAAAATTTAAATACCATACTACTGAAAGCTTATATATAAATTATCTAAGCAGACATAAACCACTTAACCAACGTGATTATTGAAAAATATCACTCGAacattaaaattatataaatagatGAAATTAACATTGCTTACTAAAGTTTAAAACTCATGTAATATATGTAGTGAGACAATTCATGACatcatgaatatattcaaatgaaatatttttaatgttcGACTGAGTAGGATTTGTCTCATGTCTATTGGATTAGTAAAACAATAGGAGGAAAATCTGGTAATGAGTGAGACTGATGCAAAAAGATAATTTGAATTATGGGCATCTTTCATGTAATATTGCCATTTGGATTACTGACAGATTACGTTACGTTGTGGGTGAAAGTTGACCCAAAGTTGGTGCCAAATATTTAACCCAACGGCGCCTATATATACAAAGCATTGGTTCATTGCATTGTGTGCAGAAGTACTGTGGAGATCAAGGCCTTTTTTGATTCACGTGAATTTTTGCGTCCATTTCGTTGGTGAGTCGATCTCTGTATTTTGTTTGATGATTCGAAATTCATGCAAAACCCGTGCGAAGTTCTTCATTCCGGAGCAGTTTTTGTTGCTATCTTTTAGTGGCCTTTTCGGTGTTTACTTTGTGTTTGTGATTTGCTGGTATGGAATGAATAATTTTCTAACGTCTCACATGATTCTTACGGAACCAGATTTCCTTGCAGAAGTTGATAAAGACTCATGGCTGGCAATGGATTTGGTGAAGTCAATGGCCACAAAAATCTAAGTTCCAATGAGAACGGATCATCATATCTAAGGACTGAAAATGTAGTCGAGGACGATTTGCCTGAATATGATTGGGAAGATCATAGGGCACATCAACTTCAGGCACTCTTGATTAACAATCTGCATGCAGCGTTCCAAACTGCAGTAAAACAAGTCGAATCATCGGGATATAATCAACTGGCGGCTGCTGGCTCGACTTCTCGAGGTGTTGGTGACACGGTGTCGAATAGTAATGATGGGTTGAGAAGCCTGGCAAAGTACTTCGTCCTAGAGATGACCAACACGGTCCTCAAGGCTAGGCCAGAGTTAACAACCACAGAGGCGTTGCAATATCTGCTGACGAGTGGTATGGATCTCTCGATTTAGGACTGCTCGATGGAGATTGCATTTGCACCCCGAGTTTAAATTTATAATGTAGTCTGGAATTTAACTAAAAGATTACTGTAAATTGGAATCCGGAATTTGTTGCTTTTTGAGCACTAAAGTTGATGCTTGCTTTCTTCTGATTTTCTAATGGTTTTATTGGTAGCATTATTGGTTACAAATTATTCCCTATTTTTCTCTTTGGTTCAATCTATTTTCTCAACTTCAGATTAAAATTCTTTGGGCTCTTTAATTGTACTAAAAATTTTAGTCTTTTTAAAGGTCAAGATTAAGATGactttttttatatcaaataaaAACGTTATGTTCCAAAAAATCTCCTTTTAGTAAGATTATTATAAAATCTTTATGAAGAGAAAAATTTAATGtaatttaattatcattttgACTGCATGTACAATGGTGAATTTGTTCACAAATTTTACATtacattttttaatataataaaatagagTGAATTTGCGtctaattataatttaaaaccaGTATATCATGGAAAGACTTAAAGTGAATCTATTAAGAAATTGAATAATTAAATATACTTTTTTAATTTCGGAATAATGCAGTAATTCCATTTTGTTGAGTTTCGATAATCGAATATTATCATAAATGTACTTACCAACTTTATTATTgtgttttattaaaaaataaaaaataaatggaaTGCTCCTACCTACTTTGTTCTAACCTAGCGTAGTAAAGGGCAAAAGAATGTGAATCGACACCTCAAGATGTTGAATTGTTTTGTCTTCTTTATTTGCATGCacgacatatatatatatatatatatatatatatatatatatatatatatatatatatatatatatatatatatatataaaatataaaaatgcacgtgcgttgcacgtgagCAACTAAATTGCTGAAAATATAATTACGaatttttgataatatttaaatgaattaaaatatggCTAATAACATTTATTAATTGAAACAAATCAAACCACAAAATCAAAAATCATAACCATAGACGGTATATGAATCGGAGAAGTTATCTTATCCACATGACACATTTTTCAATATACTTTTTGTTTGATCTTGATAACTCAACAACTCTTTGTCGGAGTTTGttataatatacatataatCATTTTGGTATACTCAGCAAGTATATGATCTTCTTTAACATCTACTATGTTATTTAAAATCCTCATCTGGGATCTGACATGCTCGTATTTTACTTCCCTATAAGGATGTTTTTTCTGGTTTCTATATTGTTTTATCTAGTAATCTTATTttctaaatatttattttattgttgaatgatTTTTCAGTTTTTTACAATCATCAATTATAActcataagaataaatgttgttTTTAGTCGTGATTGATTTTTACTTGTGACTTAAAGTATGTATAATCTATATattcttcaacaacataaccaatGAACGGTGCTGTAATTTCTTCAAACATCGTGATATTtgtaatatcatttttatatatttagtatcaATATTATCAACATATATCTATaagtttaataaatatttaacaattatttctCAATCAGTGTGAGAAAAAAACTTGAAAATCTTTTCAAATGACTATATCTTAGAACTGTGTCATCGTTTAATTTGACGCAATTCAGGAAAGTCATTTCGTTCGTCATTTTTTAGAATATTTGGAACAATGATTGCGTGCATCATaacatgatgatgatatagtttcaatcTCATAAACAAAACAATTTTTATTCTATCGAATTTacattttgttttataatatttatatatgtggaacgacatacaaaattaattattgtattttaaaaatattgagaAGGACACGGATAACGTAATTAAGATATGTATATgagatatcattcaaatatatatattaaagtaTTTGTCTTATCCAATATCTCATCTAATAATACAACTGTTTAGATTTCATGAGTATCTTATAATAGACAAAATTAATtgatgaaatattttataattcaaTTTGAATTTCACTATTCGGCTAAGTGAATTTATTTGGCGAGTAGTTCTCTATGTTACCATCATATATctcatgaattagtttgttaACCACTTTAACTAAAAAAAATAGACAAAAACAACCTCTTAGCCACATCAAAATCTATCGAGATAATATTGAAAGAAATAAAATGAAACCGGCTCAATGTCTCAATTTAATAAATACGCACAAAATTGATCTATTGTGTCCACAAAACtttagaattgttctcataccattaaaaatagaatgagaattatacacaatttttttcatatatttctttttctgactgtagaattttttcttttgtttattctttgggaaatattgatattttatatGGCATCAATATGTTGCAAACCATGAATTAGCAACATAATGACTATATAACCCTTAAAGGTTTACACATACAATTttccaatttcttcttcattgtgctgcgttgaaatttaaatatgaatATTCTTGATCTTAATATTTTGCTTTAAATACGCCttcaaatatatatgtatatgtttcatgtcACTTAGTTAgacctaatttcaaatatctaagAAAATGTATTTGAATATATCATACAGAAATAGGGACATAATAATACGcaacattatttttttaacatgttTTTTCATCCATTATGTTTgtcataatttttttgttcaaaGTTTGATTCTTTTCTTAACAACATGCATGAAGAaccaataaattatataattcacaaaaatcatatattaccCATTTTGTAGATTATGAGACCCAAAATATGTGGCTTTGATTGGTGTACTCTCATAcatattttcatataaacaacaaggcaaataataaaatatcataaaatcaattgccgccaacaatactaaaaaaatgaattttaaaattcaCGACACAAACAACCTCtataaaaaaatgataactcaaagttcaaaaataatttatttagtacaataacaaagaaATTTAAGTATATACGAGCAACAAAAAGCATAAAtcactctcaaattaaatactaactcatattattcaaattttatgaatttttcaatatttttttcaaataaagagaAGGCGCCTTATTAACGTCAtgatttcataaatattttactTTTTAGAAAAACACACAAAGAAAAAAATGATGCCTTAAAATCATCATGAAAAATCCTTTAATAAAACcttatgaaataaaaatataatacaaagtcaCATAATTTTCCTTaaatcaaagaaaaatattagaccGTTGACAAAATATATCTTGCAAGAATAAAACATACGTTAACTTGTGATACACTTAAAATTtagaatcatgcataatcattaAGTTAAAACAAAATCATATGCCAAAAATTTACTTGATATTATCTCTTTTAACAATTTATCCATGTTTGTCGTCCACCAGAGGACTCATAGatccactaatttttttagtCCACCTATTAATTTCACAATTAATAATactacaaaaataatataatcaagcacataaaaactcaaattcaaATACCTTcaatcaatttaaataaaaaaatttgaatagaGAATATAATAATGTTGTAAAAATTTTTAATACTGATTTATAGATAGAAGTTTGTAAATACATTTGtctcaataaataaaaatatattatctcTTTATATTCTGAGATATAAGCTAAAACCGAAGAAACATTTcatcatttttaatattttctaagaCGCTTTCTAGGTAATCTAAGCAAATTGAAAACATGCATTACAAGTTTAAGAATTAACAAAATATCTCGAggaaacaaaaattaaaaataatcatttttgtGGGATATATGATATGTTATGTGGGAgttcaaaatttgaaagaatcCAACTTACATAAGAAATCCAAACACAACACGATCAATACAAAGGGCAtataacatcaaaacatgtaatGCTATGTTAAAAAACGCATCTCTttgcaagaacacaaaatgatcaaatgaagcatattatttagtaatatttatttagcagcatatataaaaaattgacTAAATATCTTAAAAACAATGTTTGGAATAACTTAAATACAAACATTTCTCTCAATCATGTATCTCTATTGACACATAAAGAGTATGAAAATATCTTTATTCTAAATGGGAGAAAGAAGTTTTATATATAACCTTAATAtctattaataattatttttattcgaTCCTACTCATCTCCTTTCATATGCTCATTATTACCTATCATcaatatgatatatatttttcatgaatttgacggaaatgtataaatttagtaactaaaattaaatttaaaagtaaattaaaacaataattagtttgattgagttaagtACACTATTAATAATCTTATTAAACTAACATAAAAATGGCTTAAACAACATCATGAACATgacaaattgtaaaacaaaaaagGTAAAATGGTAAGGTTACAaatgaaaatcatatatttaatagataatatttatttaacatCATACATCGAAAATTGACTAAATAGATTAAATGTTTATATTGAAATCACCTACATACAAATATTTTCTCTCAGTCACATATATTTTTTGATACATAAGTAGTCTTAAAATATCTCTATTGTAAATGGGAAGAAGGTATTTTATATAaccttaatattttttaaatatttaattttttttaatgtcaCTCATCTCCATTCGTCTTCCTATTATTACTTTAATGTTcgtaatattaaatatttttttaatgtataACATTATGAGAGTGATTTTCTATTTATTTGATGTCATTGTATAAattaaagtaattaaatttaaatttaaaaataaaagtaaatttttaattttaaaataaaagtaaaattaaaataataaataacttGATTGAACTAACATagaaaataacttaaaaacatcatgaacattataaaaattataatataaaaaaggATAAAATAGTAAGTTTACaaagtaaaatcaaaataataattaatttgattgatttaaatatactattaattatcatattaaaCTAATATGAAAAATGACAATAAACAAAACGGTAAAATAATAAGTTTACAAATAAAAGtcacatatttataataatataataaaataaaatagatgtTAGTAgtattatcaattttttttaaatgtataataTTATGAGAAATTTAtaagtaaaatcaaaataataattaatttgactgagttaaatacactattaattatcatattaaaCTAACATTAAAAATGACTTAAAGAACCCCATgaacatgaaaaaatataaaacaaatGAAAGGGTAAAAAAGAAAACTCACAAATGAAAGTTAAGTACACTATTAATTAACATATTAAACTAACATAGAAAATAACTTAAAGAACCAAATGAACAtgacaaattataaaataaataaaagggtAAGTAAAACAAAAAATGGTAAATAGTAAGGTTACAaatgaaaatcatatatttaatagataatatttatttaacatCATATATCGAAAATTGACTAAATAGCTTAAATGTTTATATTGAAATCACCTACATACAAATATTTTCTCTCAATCACATATATTTGTTGTATCTCAATCACATATATTTGTTGATACATAGAGTCTTAAAATATCTCTGTACGACcaagcgcttgccgctttaccaaaagttatagctagtagtaataggtgcaactcaaatcttttaaaccgcacaacagctcaagcaccacggttcgatcgctctaccaagcagggacaattattacatccaacaatctccctctcaataattgcactcctcgcaattaatgaaaatcgaacccgtgaccttagctctgataccaattgtaggaccgagcgcttgccgctagctttaccaaaagctatagctagtagtaatggtgcaactcaaatcttttaaaacgCACaccagctcaagcaccacggttcgatcgctctaccaagcagagaTAATTATTGTATCCAACAATCTCTATTGTAAatgggaagaaaatattttatatgactttaatattttttaataattaaatttttttcaatGTCACTCATCTCCACTCGTCTTCCTATTATTACTTTAATGTtcgtaatattaattttttttaatgtataacattatgatagtgattttctATTTATTTGATGTCATTGTATAAattaaagtaattaaatttaaattttaaaataaaatcaaaattaaaataataaataacttGATTGAGTTAAGTGCTCTATTAATAGTCCTATTAAACTAACATAGAAAATAACTTAAAAAACATCATGAACATTatacaaattataaaaaaagGGTAAAATAGTAAGTTTACaaagtaaaatcaaaataataattaatttgattgagTTAAGTACACTATTAATTATCATATGAAATTAATATGAAAAATGATAATAAACAAAATGGTAAAATAGTAAGTTTACAAATAAAAGtcacatatttataataataaaataaaataaaatagatgtTAGTAGTATTATCAattttttaaatgtataatattatgataaatttataagtaaaaacaaaataataattaatttgatttagttaagtacactattaattatcatattaaaCTAACATGAAAAATGACTTAAAGAACCCCATGAACATgacaaaatataaaacaaatGAAAGGGTAAAAAAGAAAACTCACAAATGAAAGTTAAGTACACTATTAATTAACATATTAAACTAACATATCAAATTACTTGAAGAACCAAATGAACAtgacaaattataaaataaataaaagggtAAGAAGGTAAGctcacaattcaaactcatatattttttaaatatataatataatattatgataaatttataagtaaaatcaaaataatcattatttgattgagttaagtacactattaattatcatattaaaCTAACATGAAAAATGACTTAAAGAACCCCACGAACATGACAAATATAAAACAAATGAAAGGGTAAAAAAAACTCACAAATGAAAGTTAAGTACAGTACTATTAATTAACATATTAAACTAACATAGAAAATTACTTAAAGAATCAAATGAACAAgacaaattataaaataaataaaaaggtaAGAAGATAAGctcacaattcaaactcatatatttataatagtattatatatatatatatatatatatatatatatatatatatatatatatatatatatatatatatatatatatatataaaacacacacacataattAGGTTGTCAACCAATCGTGCCAACTTAAATTATATATCTAATAAATGAGTGTTATTTCATTAGTGGACACAGAGGTTGATACTATAGGTATGTAGGGTAGCAAAaccatatatatgtgtgtgtttgTCTTGT contains:
- the LOC140830410 gene encoding probable galacturonosyltransferase-like 4 gives rise to the protein MAFFRRFSSVGLLLLLLLLLQHPASATATVNHRHSTIQKLDTPLIFREAQAFRNGETCASDNSIIHVAMTLDSNYLRGTMAAVFSILQHSTCPESVVFHFLWVRHEPEVLSSIKTTFPYLNFKVYGFDTTRIRGLISKSIRQALDQPLNYARIYVADILPQEVKRLIYLDSDLVMVDDVSKLWAVDLKGKVLAAPEYCHANLTNYFTEAFWLCPELSRTFEGRKPCYFNTGVMVLDVEKWRQGNYSQRVEEWMVVQKHKRIYHLGSLPPFLLVLAGNIEPIEHRWNQHGLGGDNIEGKCRGLHPGPISLLHWSGKGKPWLRLDSRKPCNVDHLWAPYDLYRSSKHSFEE